Proteins encoded together in one Methanobacterium sp. window:
- a CDS encoding BPL-N domain-containing protein: protein MTFVVGLPDDSDEINTNNTTNKVSTVKVLIFDGDGSMEESVAGIKACLDESNSMNLSSGIYFDYDTSSEINSNTLSGYDILIMPGGNSATYIASGNIDNDDIKEFVNQGNGYLGICAGAYAASNSVDGAYSGWGLASHVNTIDVSYEGLVSINPTSSGSTLIDSSQISLHHQNGPAMYTTSSSATSFATFSDNSTGYQGYSAIVGESYGSGRVLLSSSHPEIDPQDSQLLVQMILWASKNSR from the coding sequence ATGACTTTTGTAGTAGGACTTCCTGATGATTCTGATGAAATAAATACTAACAATACCACTAATAAGGTTTCAACGGTTAAAGTATTGATATTTGATGGTGATGGTTCAATGGAAGAGAGTGTAGCTGGTATAAAGGCCTGTCTGGATGAAAGTAATAGCATGAATCTTTCCAGTGGGATATACTTTGACTATGACACTAGTAGTGAAATTAACTCCAATACTTTATCTGGCTATGATATTTTGATTATGCCCGGAGGAAACTCCGCAACTTATATTGCCAGTGGCAACATTGACAACGATGACATTAAAGAATTTGTAAACCAAGGTAATGGATATCTGGGGATATGTGCCGGAGCTTATGCTGCATCCAACAGCGTTGATGGGGCTTATTCTGGATGGGGGCTTGCTTCACATGTAAACACTATTGATGTAAGTTATGAGGGATTGGTTTCAATCAACCCCACTTCATCCGGGAGTACGTTAATTGATTCTTCTCAAATAAGTCTTCACCATCAAAATGGCCCTGCAATGTATACTACAAGTTCCAGTGCAACTTCATTTGCTACTTTCTCTGATAACTCAACAGGTTACCAGGGTTATTCGGCTATTGTGGGGGAAAGCTACGGTTCAGGCAGAGTTCTTTTAAGCAGTTCCCACCCTGAAATCGATCCTCAAGATTCACA
- a CDS encoding winged helix-turn-helix domain-containing protein codes for MEGLLWWLIAGTRGGINRARIINELNSRPYNANQLAKCLKLDYKTVKHHLNVLVKNNIVMTCGEGQYGTVYMLSGVMEENFDSFKQIWKESEKE; via the coding sequence ATGGAAGGTTTACTTTGGTGGCTGATAGCTGGAACGCGTGGGGGGATAAATCGCGCCAGGATAATAAATGAACTCAATTCCAGACCATATAATGCCAATCAACTTGCTAAGTGCCTTAAATTAGATTATAAAACTGTTAAACATCACTTGAATGTTCTGGTAAAAAATAATATCGTGATGACCTGTGGTGAGGGGCAGTACGGGACGGTTTACATGCTTTCTGGTGTAATGGAGGAAAACTTCGATTCATTCAAACAGATATGGAAGGAATCTGAAAAAGAATAG
- a CDS encoding SulP family inorganic anion transporter, which translates to MKSFSSYLPITKWARNYNKDWLRPDIIAGITVGAFLIPESIAYVSLANLPPEVGLYSAMVAVLVYVIFGTSRQLSVGPLSTLSILVGSTLGSLMIPNAAQYAMIASLVAVIAGLLAILSWALRLGFIVKFISKPVLTGFLAGIALFIASGQIAKLFGIYGGSGTFFQRIYYFLSHIDQTNLPTLAVGVAGILFLYLATKKFPKLPNTLFLVLGSTILITITNLTSLGVKVVGYIPQGLPSLVIPDPSLLDVNILITLAATVFLISYMEGYLFAAEYAAKNKYKIDKNQELLALGASNIAVGLFQGLPVAGALSRTAINNDSGAKTQLAGGVSGLVILLVLVFLTGIFTNLPETILAAIVLFIIKGLVDIPHLRNIYNFSKIEFIIAIITLLSVLFFGALEGIVIGVILSVVGLIKKMYNPHIAVLGKMPGKDQFLDIKRRPEAEIIPEILIVRVDGSQIFLNTEDIKNNILNLIDHEYKDTKLFILDFEATSFIDHSGTEMLEGLYDELQQRGIKLKAANMYGPLKDSLQKTKLEEEIVESTVSLTIEDCIEMWELETRN; encoded by the coding sequence ATGAAATCCTTCTCATCATATCTCCCCATTACCAAATGGGCCAGGAACTATAATAAAGATTGGCTGCGGCCGGATATTATAGCCGGAATTACTGTAGGTGCTTTTTTAATTCCAGAATCCATTGCATATGTATCTTTAGCTAATTTACCACCAGAAGTTGGATTATATTCGGCAATGGTTGCTGTTCTAGTCTATGTAATCTTTGGAACATCCCGCCAGCTATCTGTGGGCCCCCTTTCCACCCTTTCTATCTTAGTTGGTTCTACACTGGGTTCTTTAATGATCCCCAATGCAGCCCAGTATGCCATGATTGCATCTCTGGTGGCAGTTATTGCTGGTCTTCTGGCAATACTGTCCTGGGCTTTAAGATTAGGGTTTATAGTTAAATTCATATCCAAACCAGTATTAACCGGTTTCCTAGCAGGAATAGCATTATTCATTGCATCTGGTCAGATCGCCAAATTATTTGGAATATACGGGGGATCGGGGACTTTTTTCCAACGGATATATTACTTTTTATCCCATATAGATCAAACTAACTTACCCACTCTTGCTGTGGGTGTGGCTGGAATCCTATTTTTGTACTTAGCCACCAAAAAATTCCCAAAACTACCAAACACCCTCTTCCTGGTTTTGGGATCAACTATACTCATTACTATTACTAATCTAACTTCTTTAGGAGTGAAAGTAGTGGGTTACATCCCTCAGGGATTACCCTCCCTTGTAATTCCCGATCCTTCTTTATTAGATGTAAATATTTTAATTACACTGGCCGCCACTGTCTTTCTCATAAGTTATATGGAAGGATATTTATTTGCCGCCGAATATGCGGCAAAAAACAAGTATAAAATTGATAAAAACCAGGAATTATTAGCTTTAGGAGCATCAAATATCGCTGTGGGGTTGTTCCAGGGGTTACCTGTAGCCGGGGCACTATCACGAACTGCAATAAATAATGATAGTGGGGCTAAAACCCAACTCGCAGGAGGTGTGTCAGGATTAGTTATTCTCCTGGTTTTAGTATTTCTGACCGGAATCTTCACCAACTTACCCGAGACCATACTGGCAGCTATTGTACTATTCATCATAAAAGGACTGGTGGACATACCTCATTTGCGTAATATCTATAATTTTAGCAAGATAGAATTCATTATTGCCATCATAACCTTACTATCGGTATTGTTCTTTGGTGCGTTGGAAGGTATTGTAATTGGAGTGATACTATCGGTAGTGGGGTTGATCAAAAAAATGTACAATCCCCATATCGCAGTTTTGGGGAAAATGCCCGGCAAAGACCAGTTTTTAGATATAAAAAGACGCCCGGAAGCAGAAATAATTCCAGAAATACTTATAGTACGGGTGGATGGGTCTCAAATATTCTTAAATACTGAAGATATAAAAAATAACATTCTTAACTTGATAGATCATGAATATAAAGATACTAAACTATTTATTCTAGATTTTGAGGCCACGTCTTTCATTGATCATTCTGGAACTGAGATGTTGGAGGGCCTCTATGATGAACTACAACAGAGGGGGATTAAACTTAAAGCAGCCAATATGTACGGCCCACTGAAAGATTCTCTTCAAAAAACGAAATTAGAAGAAGAAATTGTGGAGAGCACTGTTTCTTTGACCATCGAAGATTGTATTGAGATGTGGGAGTTGGAAACTCGTAATTAG
- a CDS encoding PAS domain S-box protein — protein MKDSNDGKNLSNELKSLQQRIIDLEKLLADQELQLDKSQLMIQLLDSATDSVFLHDFDGNFVYVNEAAYKTRGYTKEELMGMNIHDLDVPKYEKLIEPRIEDLMEKEESIFETAHFRKDGSQMPVEIHSRIIEYENNPLVLSYVRDITERKTIENALMSSKEQYRTLFDSIGVGVAFISPNMEIWDLNNQMKEWFPNIDISGKPICFKAFNDPPRENICTYCPTYKTLEDGKVHESITDTPIGDEIINFRIVSSPIKDDAGNVVAAIEMVEDITAHKRTEEELKRAYATFNSIFEGPENIIAFSLDRDYQYIFFNQAHSQTMKNIWGANIEIGMSMLDYVSSPDDKEKAKINFERALSGENFIEIEEYGAESLSRRYWENIYNPIQSDKDIIGLTVFCIDITKRQKALSNLRQSEEKFRAVTESAIDAIITTDSEGIISFFNPSFLELFGYSASELSDKPVSILIPKGHKKEHIKGMKSLEAGKLHRTGQTSRAIGLKKDGTEFPCEMSLSLWKSGEDTYFTSIIRDLTERQKVEEALIESEEKFRRIFHNANDMISLNVMNDDGMPGKFLEVNDVASERLGYTRDELLNMSPPDIVAPEKRVEMPGNARVLIEKGHNTFEIVHLTKDGRRIPIEVNNHLITYKGREVCLAISRDITERKKAEDALKLSRIRLSNAMDLAHLANWELDPYNQMFIFNDKFYSMLGTTAENEGGYHMPIEYYIKRYVHPEDAQFIATGMKKSLAIREPAFGTDFENRIIRRDGETRNVAIHIKVIPATESQSARVYGAVQDITEHKKAEEKLKESLEEKEMLLKEIHHRVKNNLMVISSLLNLQSQYIKDKEALGIFKESQNRARSMALIHERLYRSTDLKRIDFGDYIRTLANDLFHTYITDPGKVRLNINADKLMVDINTTVPLGLIVNELLTNSMKHGFIEGREIEGGEGEIRIDFHKEGDKFVLVVSDTGVGFPEDLDFQNTSTLGLQLVNNLTNQLDGTIELNRDNGTEFKITFEEQYK, from the coding sequence GTGAAAGATTCAAATGATGGAAAAAATCTTTCAAATGAATTAAAGTCACTGCAGCAAAGAATAATTGACTTAGAGAAACTACTCGCTGATCAGGAGCTTCAATTAGATAAGTCACAGCTCATGATACAACTTCTTGATTCAGCCACGGATTCTGTTTTTTTACATGATTTTGATGGAAATTTTGTTTATGTGAATGAAGCTGCTTATAAAACACGTGGTTATACTAAAGAAGAGTTAATGGGGATGAATATTCATGATTTGGATGTACCTAAATATGAAAAACTGATAGAACCCAGAATTGAAGATTTAATGGAAAAAGAAGAATCTATTTTTGAGACAGCTCATTTCCGTAAAGATGGTTCCCAGATGCCTGTGGAAATACATTCCCGGATTATTGAATATGAGAACAACCCACTTGTTTTAAGTTATGTTCGTGACATTACTGAGCGGAAAACGATTGAAAATGCTTTAATGTCCTCCAAAGAACAATATAGAACTCTTTTTGATAGTATTGGTGTTGGAGTAGCTTTCATAAGTCCAAATATGGAAATTTGGGATTTGAACAACCAGATGAAAGAATGGTTCCCCAATATAGATATTTCAGGAAAGCCTATCTGCTTTAAAGCATTTAATGATCCTCCCCGGGAAAATATCTGCACCTATTGCCCAACATATAAGACTTTAGAAGATGGAAAAGTTCATGAATCTATAACAGATACTCCTATAGGTGATGAAATAATCAACTTTCGAATTGTTTCTTCACCCATAAAAGATGATGCAGGTAATGTTGTTGCAGCTATTGAAATGGTTGAGGATATCACTGCCCACAAAAGAACAGAAGAAGAATTAAAACGTGCCTATGCTACTTTTAATTCAATTTTTGAAGGTCCTGAAAATATAATTGCCTTTTCACTGGACCGTGACTATCAATACATCTTCTTTAACCAGGCCCACAGTCAAACTATGAAAAATATTTGGGGAGCAAACATTGAGATTGGCATGAGCATGTTAGATTATGTTTCTTCTCCCGATGATAAGGAGAAAGCTAAAATTAATTTTGAACGGGCACTGTCTGGTGAAAATTTCATAGAAATTGAAGAGTATGGGGCGGAAAGCCTCAGCCGGAGATATTGGGAGAATATATATAACCCCATACAATCTGACAAGGACATAATAGGCCTTACTGTTTTTTGTATTGATATTACCAAACGACAAAAAGCCCTTTCAAATCTTAGGCAAAGTGAAGAAAAATTCCGCGCTGTCACCGAGTCTGCTATAGATGCAATCATTACCACGGATTCTGAGGGCATTATCTCATTTTTTAATCCTAGCTTCCTGGAACTTTTTGGTTATTCTGCTTCTGAACTCTCTGATAAACCAGTATCTATCCTCATTCCCAAAGGACATAAAAAGGAGCATATAAAGGGAATGAAATCACTTGAAGCAGGAAAACTGCATAGAACAGGCCAAACATCCAGGGCTATTGGCTTAAAAAAAGATGGAACTGAATTTCCATGTGAAATGTCACTTTCACTTTGGAAATCAGGTGAAGATACTTATTTCACATCCATTATCCGGGATTTAACAGAACGACAAAAAGTCGAAGAAGCCCTAATAGAAAGTGAAGAGAAATTTAGGAGAATCTTCCATAATGCTAACGATATGATCTCCTTAAACGTGATGAACGATGATGGTATGCCTGGAAAATTCTTAGAAGTGAATGATGTGGCTAGTGAAAGATTAGGCTACACCAGAGATGAACTGTTAAATATGAGTCCTCCAGATATAGTGGCTCCAGAAAAACGGGTGGAAATGCCGGGAAATGCTCGGGTGCTCATTGAAAAGGGTCATAACACTTTTGAAATAGTGCACCTGACTAAGGACGGAAGAAGAATACCTATAGAAGTTAACAATCATCTTATCACTTATAAAGGGCGTGAAGTTTGTCTTGCAATTTCGCGCGATATAACTGAACGTAAAAAGGCGGAAGATGCACTTAAATTAAGTCGAATCCGCCTGTCCAATGCCATGGATTTAGCGCATCTGGCCAACTGGGAACTCGATCCCTATAACCAGATGTTTATATTTAATGATAAATTCTATTCTATGCTGGGCACAACCGCAGAGAATGAAGGCGGTTATCACATGCCAATAGAATATTATATAAAGAGATATGTACACCCTGAAGATGCTCAATTTATCGCAACGGGGATGAAAAAGTCCCTTGCTATTCGTGAACCTGCCTTTGGCACGGATTTTGAAAACAGGATTATTCGCAGGGATGGTGAGACACGTAATGTGGCAATTCATATCAAAGTAATCCCGGCAACTGAAAGCCAAAGTGCACGTGTTTATGGGGCTGTGCAAGACATTACAGAGCACAAAAAGGCAGAAGAAAAGTTAAAAGAATCCCTTGAAGAAAAAGAGATGCTTCTTAAAGAAATACATCACAGAGTTAAGAATAATTTAATGGTTATTTCCAGCTTATTAAACCTCCAGTCTCAGTATATCAAAGATAAAGAAGCTCTGGGGATTTTCAAGGAAAGTCAAAACCGTGCCAGATCTATGGCACTCATTCATGAACGATTATACAGATCTACCGATCTAAAAAGGATTGATTTCGGTGATTACATCCGAACCCTGGCTAATGACCTTTTCCATACCTACATAACGGATCCCGGTAAGGTTAGGCTTAATATAAATGCGGATAAATTAATGGTAGATATCAACACAACCGTTCCCCTGGGCCTAATTGTCAATGAACTTTTGACTAATTCCATGAAGCATGGATTCATTGAGGGTAGAGAGATTGAGGGTGGAGAGGGAGAAATCAGGATAGACTTCCACAAAGAGGGTGATAAATTTGTTCTTGTAGTGAGTGACACTGGTGTGGGATTCCCTGAGGATCTGGACTTCCAAAACACATCCACACTTGGTTTACAGTTAGTTAATAACTTAACCAACCAACTCGATGGTACTATTGAATTAAATAGAGATAATGGAACCGAATTTAAAATAACATTTGAAGAACAATACAAATAA
- a CDS encoding winged helix-turn-helix domain-containing protein, producing MNNSKIYDTPAKLEAIHRDIKRLMERSNQEYLDLMMANLRKDFIDSITAYINDDIKKGLEGGMVDPCPMRDTCKSIFTDFLEDNSKNIRRGNVSDEVITGKRDEFSKIRKQASFDNCDICFSEVNSLFEKQLNLIGSLQIYNSNDEKKTEISSINEEEIVKTVLEPLSNKQRLQILKSMTSKTHSFSALSELTGLRGGNLLFHIQKLLESDLIIQRHERGDYMITKKGFNLMLVLADFQQYSED from the coding sequence ATGAATAATTCCAAAATCTATGATACTCCGGCTAAATTAGAAGCAATACACCGTGATATAAAACGATTAATGGAAAGGTCCAATCAGGAATATTTAGATCTAATGATGGCGAATTTAAGGAAGGATTTTATAGATTCAATAACTGCTTATATTAATGATGATATCAAAAAGGGTCTGGAGGGGGGAATGGTGGATCCATGCCCCATGAGGGACACTTGCAAATCAATATTCACTGATTTTCTTGAGGATAATTCAAAAAACATACGGCGGGGAAATGTTTCAGATGAAGTTATCACTGGAAAAAGGGATGAGTTTAGCAAAATAAGAAAACAGGCATCCTTTGATAATTGTGATATTTGTTTCAGTGAAGTTAATTCTCTTTTTGAAAAACAGTTAAACCTCATAGGTTCCTTACAGATATACAATTCTAACGATGAAAAGAAAACAGAAATATCTTCTATAAATGAGGAAGAAATCGTTAAAACTGTACTCGAGCCTTTGTCCAATAAACAGAGACTGCAGATACTAAAATCCATGACCTCTAAAACCCATAGCTTTTCAGCCCTTTCTGAATTAACTGGGCTTCGTGGTGGTAACTTGCTGTTCCACATCCAGAAACTCCTGGAAAGTGATCTTATCATCCAGCGACATGAAAGAGGGGACTACATGATCACCAAAAAGGGATTTAATTTGATGCTGGTGCTTGCTGATTTTCAACAGTACTCAGAAGATTAA
- a CDS encoding MTH865 family protein, with the protein MGVKEEIHAQIVGALAGAKFPIGTPESLLSAFPDGAETTCKSGDVELKAGDAGQVLTADDFPFKSAEEVADVIVERAGL; encoded by the coding sequence ATGGGAGTTAAAGAAGAAATACACGCACAGATTGTGGGAGCGCTGGCAGGAGCCAAATTTCCAATAGGAACACCTGAATCCCTCTTATCAGCATTCCCAGACGGAGCCGAAACTACCTGCAAGTCTGGAGATGTTGAACTGAAAGCAGGTGATGCAGGGCAAGTGTTAACTGCTGATGACTTCCCATTTAAATCAGCAGAAGAGGTTGCAGACGTGATTGTTGAAAGAGCAGGGTTATAG
- a CDS encoding CapA family protein, with protein sequence MVKKVYLVLILSLVLLISFSSMYLCQSHSEPQKSKSEASNITIFLTGDVMFDFAVDPLLDSNVDVFGDLTPLFKMSDLVVINLEDPFTNSSNNLKTVVPVKADPEHAHILKDDNVNVACLANNHIMDYGESGLNDTLRTLETYNITTVGAGSNLQEASKPAYFVIDNRTIAILNFFDTTTFQEFSESELPPATANTSGFAPAEWNVIKENVDQAKTQADTVIVVFHYGNEYSTSPNEYQQNLSRKCIDEGADLVVGSHPHVLQNVESYKGKLIFYSLGNCVFDQTNPSPKESMVVKLQDLNGNLTAIIYPFRITNSCPRFMSTQNAETFLKTIKTQSNADIKIEDGKGIINLDNS encoded by the coding sequence ATGGTTAAAAAGGTTTATCTGGTGCTGATTTTATCTCTGGTACTTTTAATATCCTTCTCATCAATGTACCTCTGCCAAAGCCACAGTGAACCTCAAAAATCAAAATCAGAGGCTTCAAACATAACCATTTTTTTAACTGGAGATGTGATGTTTGATTTTGCAGTTGATCCTCTTTTGGATAGTAATGTGGACGTTTTTGGAGATTTAACACCACTTTTTAAAATGTCAGATCTGGTGGTTATAAATCTCGAAGATCCGTTCACCAACTCCAGTAATAATTTAAAAACTGTTGTTCCTGTAAAAGCCGATCCAGAACATGCCCACATACTGAAAGATGACAATGTTAATGTGGCCTGCCTTGCAAACAACCACATCATGGACTACGGTGAATCCGGACTTAACGATACCTTAAGAACCCTGGAAACCTATAACATCACAACTGTGGGGGCTGGTAGTAACCTCCAGGAAGCATCTAAACCCGCATATTTTGTCATAGACAACCGTACCATAGCCATTCTCAACTTTTTTGATACAACAACCTTTCAAGAGTTCTCAGAATCAGAGTTACCACCAGCCACAGCTAACACTTCTGGATTTGCACCTGCAGAGTGGAATGTAATAAAAGAAAATGTAGACCAGGCAAAAACTCAAGCAGACACTGTTATTGTGGTTTTCCATTATGGAAATGAGTATTCAACTTCACCAAATGAGTATCAACAGAATCTATCCCGAAAATGTATAGATGAGGGTGCTGATCTGGTTGTAGGAAGCCATCCTCATGTACTTCAAAATGTGGAAAGTTACAAGGGAAAGCTGATCTTCTACAGTTTAGGCAACTGTGTTTTTGACCAGACCAATCCATCCCCCAAGGAGTCGATGGTCGTGAAATTACAGGATTTAAATGGAAATCTAACCGCTATTATATACCCCTTCCGAATTACAAATTCTTGTCCCCGTTTTATGAGTACTCAGAATGCTGAGACTTTCCTGAAGACTATAAAAACACAATCCAATGCAGATATAAAGATAGAAGATGGCAAAGGTATTATAAACCTTGATAATAGTTAA
- a CDS encoding putative immunity protein → MRDKRFIAEHRGGPLKKEQHYQLIKWACDCSEHVLPLSCEIDDRLKNALNVAELWRQGNASVGDARKASLGAITVANESSNPTTILVARSIGHAVATAHMADHSLGAAWYALKATKNACKSPDAERKWQNEKLPPEIKDLVLSARKAPRFKKI, encoded by the coding sequence ATGCGAGACAAACGATTTATAGCAGAACATAGGGGCGGGCCCTTAAAAAAGGAACAACACTATCAGTTAATAAAATGGGCCTGTGACTGTTCAGAGCATGTACTACCTCTTTCCTGTGAAATAGATGATCGGCTGAAAAACGCACTGAATGTGGCTGAATTGTGGCGACAAGGGAATGCTTCAGTTGGTGATGCGAGAAAAGCTTCATTAGGCGCAATTACAGTGGCAAACGAATCCTCAAACCCGACTACGATTTTAGTGGCTCGTTCTATTGGACACGCTGTTGCAACTGCCCATATGGCTGATCATTCCTTAGGAGCAGCGTGGTATGCTCTGAAAGCGACGAAAAATGCATGTAAATCACCAGATGCAGAACGAAAATGGCAAAATGAAAAACTGCCACCAGAAATTAAAGATCTAGTCTTAAGTGCAAGGAAAGCACCCAGATTTAAAAAGATATGA
- a CDS encoding serine hydrolase has product MDNKVSAGIIIGFVLVGVFVSVLVFNPLNPNISQVDNVINTVNQTGNNSTNSNDFIPSTTFLTFIPFSGVNSPSSSPVTPSPNPEPTPDPMNNVLSIFDAYFKSKFTQSGIPAAAVVIVQNDKIIYMNCLGVKDLASGEPVDENTLFGICSLTKQFSATNVAQYVSNGLMSWDDPITKYFSSPSEFQLYSNEVTTNFTIRDCLTMCSGLEENSGDDYYTYFNESFSTSLYNLRYIENITPFRSSYAYQNLLYALAGFCAAKANNNTWNELIKRDLLDPLGMTTTKTSYWDFINSSNHVTPYTLLKNGTLKPYDIIPDGVGPAGSLYMSISEMANWLKFQIADTGYYNSQKILNKTELDETRTGQTNKNTNPPSWYCMGWHIRADGTLYHEGASVGQYTHLTLYPSKGLAIAIFTNGGEYGVTLKKSCNDKFKNLINGDFNTDTWTPYYNWATDELKPKLPTPPIVDQTLPLSGYVGVYSNDLFGNINLTTSDNTLFCQYGADSRTYELKHWNYDVFEEQTNNHFFNFTDIYSGTTHQVDVKLTNTPENVTFNRTETP; this is encoded by the coding sequence GTGGATAATAAAGTATCAGCAGGAATTATAATTGGTTTTGTATTAGTAGGGGTTTTTGTAAGTGTTTTGGTTTTTAATCCTCTAAATCCTAATATATCTCAGGTTGATAATGTGATTAACACGGTTAACCAAACTGGGAATAATTCCACTAATAGTAATGATTTTATTCCTTCAACTACTTTCTTAACTTTTATTCCTTTCTCAGGGGTTAATAGTCCATCTTCATCTCCAGTGACTCCCTCACCAAACCCTGAACCTACTCCTGATCCAATGAATAATGTACTCAGTATTTTTGATGCATATTTCAAATCCAAATTCACTCAATCAGGAATACCTGCTGCTGCGGTAGTCATAGTTCAAAATGATAAAATAATTTACATGAACTGTTTAGGAGTTAAAGATTTAGCTTCAGGAGAACCAGTTGATGAAAATACTTTATTTGGAATATGTTCCCTCACTAAACAGTTCTCAGCAACTAATGTAGCACAATATGTGAGTAATGGTTTAATGAGCTGGGACGACCCCATAACTAAATATTTTTCATCCCCTAGTGAATTCCAGTTATACAGCAACGAAGTTACTACTAATTTCACAATCAGAGATTGTCTAACTATGTGTAGTGGGCTAGAGGAAAATAGTGGAGATGATTATTATACATACTTCAACGAAAGTTTTTCCACTTCTCTTTATAATCTCCGATATATTGAAAACATTACCCCATTCCGCTCTTCATATGCTTATCAAAATTTACTTTATGCATTGGCAGGTTTTTGTGCAGCAAAGGCAAATAATAACACATGGAATGAGCTAATTAAAAGAGATCTCCTTGATCCATTGGGAATGACTACTACCAAAACAAGCTACTGGGATTTCATTAACTCATCAAATCACGTGACTCCTTATACACTTCTTAAAAACGGCACTCTCAAACCATATGATATTATTCCTGATGGTGTTGGACCAGCAGGAAGTTTGTATATGTCAATAAGTGAGATGGCTAATTGGCTTAAGTTCCAGATTGCTGATACAGGATATTACAATAGCCAAAAAATATTAAATAAAACTGAACTAGATGAAACACGAACCGGACAAACCAATAAAAATACAAATCCCCCTTCATGGTACTGTATGGGATGGCACATAAGAGCAGATGGTACTTTATATCATGAAGGAGCTAGTGTTGGTCAATATACACACCTTACACTTTATCCTTCTAAAGGTTTGGCTATAGCAATATTCACCAATGGAGGAGAGTATGGTGTTACCCTTAAAAAAAGCTGCAATGATAAATTCAAGAATTTAATAAATGGTGATTTTAACACGGATACATGGACTCCCTATTACAACTGGGCCACTGATGAACTAAAACCTAAACTTCCAACACCACCTATAGTAGATCAAACACTACCTTTAAGTGGTTATGTGGGTGTATATTCCAACGATTTATTTGGTAATATAAACTTAACAACATCTGATAACACTTTATTTTGCCAGTATGGTGCGGACAGCAGGACTTATGAGTTAAAACATTGGAACTACGATGTTTTCGAAGAACAAACGAATAATCACTTTTTCAACTTTACAGATATCTATAGTGGAACCACTCACCAGGTAGACGTAAAATTAACCAATACGCCAGAAAATGTGACATTTAACCGCACAGAAACTCCCTAA